A section of the Macadamia integrifolia cultivar HAES 741 chromosome 9, SCU_Mint_v3, whole genome shotgun sequence genome encodes:
- the LOC122088390 gene encoding LOB domain-containing protein 29-like has product MTGLGSPCGACKFLRRKCVKGCVFAPYFCHEQGAAHFAAIHKVFGASNVSKLLAHLPVTDRCEAAVTISYEAQARLQDPIYGCVSYIFALQEQVVNLQAQLASLKEQAAQGLVSGSTTSGPQDVQGLFHSEESKMQFHQNPTIHDETMLNYNSGFMDPNSLGNHHYNPVMPDQENLSFTGFEDPSHAMASLDMQNNTRKWAFHDMEDLQSVAFSYLHRS; this is encoded by the exons ATGACAGGTCTTGGATCACCTTGTGGAGCCTGCAAGttcttgaggaggaagtgtgtTAAGGGTTGTGTATTTGCTCCATATTTCTGTCATGAACAAGGTGCTGCCCATTTCGCTGCAATCCACAAGGTGTTTGGAGCAAGCAATGTTTCAAAGCTCCTAGCACACCTCCCAGTCACTGATCGTTGTGAAGCCGCCGTCACAATCTCTTATGAAGCACAAGCAAGGCTTCAAGATCCCATATATGGCTGTGTTTCTTACATTTTCGCGCTACAAGAACAg GTTGTCAATCTACAGGCACAACTGGCATCTCTCAAGGAACAAGCAGCCCAAGGCCTAGTCAGTGGCTCTACAACTTCAGGTCCCCAGGATGTGCAAGGATTGTTTCATTCAGAGGAATCAAAGATgcaattccatcaaaatccaacCATCCATGATGAAACAATGTTGAACTACAACAGTGGTTTCATGGATCCCAACTCTTTGGGTAACCATCATTACAATCCTGTCATGCCTGATCAAGAGAACCTCTCATTTACTGGTTTTGAAGATCCATCTCATGCCATGGCTTCTCTTGACATGCAAAACAACACTAGGAAATGGGCTTTCCACGACATGGAAGATCTACAGTCAGTGGCCTTCTCCTATCTTCATCGCTCATGA